GCTGGGATAGTGTCAGGCCATTACGATGTAACAGTACACCGCCCTGAACGCCATAATTCAGACGACGCATATGATTATCGTAACTGTACCCGCCGTTAATATCCGCATACGTCCCGTTATAGGTTGCGCTCACATTACCGCTGGTGGCTTTTTCTTGAGAGGAATAGCCTTCCTGAACGCTCCATGAGAGATTTTTCTGTGCCAGCGTTGTGCCGTTTAAACCGACAGTATGCGTTGTATCACCGCTTTTCGCGGAGTTCATATTATAGGTGGCATACGTTGACGGCAGAAAAGCGTCTAACGGAATACTGATATTGATTGAAATTTGCTGGTCATTACTGTCTTCCGTATCGTCATCTTCATCCTGAGAATTGTCGGCGTTTAGCGTATAAGAATAATTAATGCCATAACTTACGTTATGCCAGGTATTATTATAACCAATCCCTAATGATGTAGTATGGGTATCATTCCAGTAATCTTCATTATATAAACTTACTGAAATAGAACCGTAAATAATGTCTTGTGATAACGACAAGTCGGTACGATTTTTGACATGATCATCGTGATTATTATCGTTATAGGTATCGAGTACATCCTCGAAAGAGTAGTAGTCTCTCGTCGAATAACGGTAGCCAGCAACAGTGAAATTCGTGCCTGTTGACTGAATGTCTTTGCTGTAGCGAACACGCCAGGATTGTCCGGTAAGCGTATCGCTAACGACATTGCCTTCTTTAATTTTTGACCATGAGTTGGTGACGTCTAAAGACAAGGCGCCCAGGTCGCCAAGATTCAAACCGGTCCCGACGAGCGCCGCATGATAAATATCATTGCTGAGCGTACTCTCTATCCCACCATAGGCGGTAATACCTCCCGCCAGGCCGTATAAGGCCGTCAGTTCAGCGAAATTTTCTTCCGCGGAATGGGTATTTGACAAACGCGTACGGCCTGCTGTCAGATCGTATTTCAGGTGGCCTTCACGCTGCAATACCGGAACGCTGGCGTAGGGAACAATTAAATGCTGTTCAGAGCCATCGGACTCTTTGATAGTGACGTACAGGTCGCCCGATCCGCCAGTAGGGTAAAGATCATTGATGGCGAATGGGCCTGCCGGAACGTTAGTTTTGTAAATGGTATAGCCGTTTTGTTCAACGGTCACCTGCGCACTGCTTTTGGCAATCCCACGAATGACCGGGGCGAAACCTTTCATACTGTCCGGCAACATATCGTCATCGAAAGCGATCTGTACGCCCTTAAATGCGATACTATCAAAGACGTCGGAGGGGGTATTATTTTCACCGGCGATCAGTTGCCCTTTTAAAAATTCGATATCGCGAGAAACATAGGTATAGGCAGAATCCCAGCTATTCTGCCCATCGCTATCATGATTCCATGTTGAATAGTTACGAAAACGCCATGCGCCAATGTTAATCCCTGGGCGCAGGTTGGCGTATTCGCTATTTTCCGTACGGTTTTCATCCAGATCGTGATCCTGCGATCCGGTAAAGCTGTAGTTCAGCAAAAAAGCGTTAATGCCTTCATCCCATTCGCTTGTTGGAACGAATTCTCGCGGGTCGGCGATCATTGCGATTTGTGGGATCGCCAAATCCAGGCGGTTACCGATAACGTTAAACGTTGCTACAGCGCCTGCCAGCTGGCTGAGATCGGTACAACCGTTTGGGTCATTTTTAAGATCGGGAAAGTTTTCTGTTTTCACTCCCCACTGCTTTAACTGTTCAACACTCAGGCATGGTTGCAAAGATAACTTATCATCTGCTGATTTTTTGTTTTTAAAGGAAATATTTTTTGTTTCAATATTGGTATTGTTAATATAAATATCAACGTTATAGGTACCTTCAGCCTGGCCGCCTTTTTCGAAAACGGACAGATCGACATTCTCCACACCCGGTTCATCATTTTCCAACGATAATGGGTTGAAATGATCATGCGCTAACGCTGGCTTTATGGAGCAGCATATAAACAGGAACGATAGCGCTAATTGAGAACGGGGCTCTACTCTGGAGAATTGCACAGTAAAAGTCCTGAAATGGTAAAATTAAAGTTAAATATCTAACGACTAGAATGAAGCTGAATGCTGCTCTAAACTCATTCCATAATCACTGATTAACCGCCACATTACCGTGCCATGGGCGGCGACAGCAGAACTCAACTTAAAAGATGCCGATGATTGTGGTGGGACGAATGTCGCCGATTTCACTTCATGACCATTAAGCGTCACACTGGCAAAGTTCATGTAATAGGGAGTAGGGTTATTTACCGTGATAGTATCGCCTGCCGCCTGCCATTTTAATTGTTGGCTCTGACTATCAGGCGTTGATTTTGTTAATGCTGAAGGACGGTAAATAAGTTTTATTTGGGTATTGATGGAAATTTCCACCCGGTTTGCGGCGGCATTATCATCAATAGAAGGGATGCCCTTAATATTTAGCCAGTACATAGATTCCCGATCTTCAGGCAGGGATGAGCCTGAGCGAATAACCCGAATACTATTCTTTTGCCCGGCATCTAGCCGAAAAAGAGGCGGGGTGATGATAAATGCCTGCTTATTCGTGACATGGGGATCGGCAATGGATAGCCATGACTGAACAAGGTTCGCTTTACTATCTTTGTTCTCTACATTGATTGAAGTCTCATCATTATTGCCGTCGAAAACCAGTCGGGTTCCGCCAACAACAATGCTGGCATTGGCAAAATGGCTTACCAGCAATACGACGAACACAGATTTAGTGATGTATTTCATTTTCTACTCTGTACGGATAGTTTAAGCGATGGACTGGCATCCTGCCTGTCCACGCCAGAATGAGAATGTTTTACTGATACGAGACGGTATACGTTACCTGAGTGCTAACATCGCCGCCGGTTACAGTGGCAGAACCATCGTTTGCCATTGCGGCATAATAAGTGAAGTCTGCATTCGAGCCATCGGTTGGGAGGTTTACTGCAGCATCATCGGTGTTATTTACTACATCGGTGTGTGAGGCGTTCTGGATAGAAATACCGACACCTGCTGCGCCAGTTTCCGTTCCTTCGTCCACGTTTTTGAAATACGTTGGGTTGGCGTCGTCTGTTGTACCGTGGAAGCGGAACATTGCCTGGGTCGGTACGCCCGTTCCTGCTTCCGGGCAGTTAACCAGGCTTACTGTAAACGGCACGTAATCAGTTGTTGCGCCTTTTTCAGTGATACGTTCTTTGCTGTAGTTGCCCAAATCAATGGTCGTATCCGTGGAGCCGTTAACCTGAACCGTACACGCCTGGTCATAAATTTTGCCATTGAACGTAATCGCATTCTGGGCAAATACC
The Salmonella bongori NCTC 12419 DNA segment above includes these coding regions:
- a CDS encoding fimbrial outer membrane usher protein encodes the protein MQFSRVEPRSQLALSFLFICCSIKPALAHDHFNPLSLENDEPGVENVDLSVFEKGGQAEGTYNVDIYINNTNIETKNISFKNKKSADDKLSLQPCLSVEQLKQWGVKTENFPDLKNDPNGCTDLSQLAGAVATFNVIGNRLDLAIPQIAMIADPREFVPTSEWDEGINAFLLNYSFTGSQDHDLDENRTENSEYANLRPGINIGAWRFRNYSTWNHDSDGQNSWDSAYTYVSRDIEFLKGQLIAGENNTPSDVFDSIAFKGVQIAFDDDMLPDSMKGFAPVIRGIAKSSAQVTVEQNGYTIYKTNVPAGPFAINDLYPTGGSGDLYVTIKESDGSEQHLIVPYASVPVLQREGHLKYDLTAGRTRLSNTHSAEENFAELTALYGLAGGITAYGGIESTLSNDIYHAALVGTGLNLGDLGALSLDVTNSWSKIKEGNVVSDTLTGQSWRVRYSKDIQSTGTNFTVAGYRYSTRDYYSFEDVLDTYNDNNHDDHVKNRTDLSLSQDIIYGSISVSLYNEDYWNDTHTTSLGIGYNNTWHNVSYGINYSYTLNADNSQDEDDDTEDSNDQQISINISIPLDAFLPSTYATYNMNSAKSGDTTHTVGLNGTTLAQKNLSWSVQEGYSSQEKATSGNVSATYNGTYADINGGYSYDNHMRRLNYGVQGGVLLHRNGLTLSQPMDDTVILVKAPGAAGVPVNNETGVDTDFRGYAVVPYASPYHRNEVTLDTTGIRKNIELIDTSKTLVPTRGAVVRAEYKTNIGYKALMVLTRINNLSVPFGATVSSLTKPDNHSSFVGDAGQAWLTGLEKQGRLLVKWGPTAADQCQVSYRIPTSPSASGVEILHEQCQ
- a CDS encoding fimbrial protein SthA; translation: MFNKKIILLAMLTAVASTPVFAQNAITFNGKIYDQACTVQVNGSTDTTIDLGNYSKERITEKGATTDYVPFTVSLVNCPEAGTGVPTQAMFRFHGTTDDANPTYFKNVDEGTETGAAGVGISIQNASHTDVVNNTDDAAVNLPTDGSNADFTYYAAMANDGSATVTGGDVSTQVTYTVSYQ
- a CDS encoding fimbrial assembly chaperone: MKYITKSVFVVLLVSHFANASIVVGGTRLVFDGNNDETSINVENKDSKANLVQSWLSIADPHVTNKQAFIITPPLFRLDAGQKNSIRVIRSGSSLPEDRESMYWLNIKGIPSIDDNAAANRVEISINTQIKLIYRPSALTKSTPDSQSQQLKWQAAGDTITVNNPTPYYMNFASVTLNGHEVKSATFVPPQSSASFKLSSAVAAHGTVMWRLISDYGMSLEQHSASF